Genomic DNA from Solanum dulcamara chromosome 4, daSolDulc1.2, whole genome shotgun sequence:
TCTTTTTCCCAATTTCAGAACTATTGTGTTGTTTAGGCCAAATCTCATTATCTTCCACAGATATTTTTGGTTGCACCTTGTTCAAAATTCCATCTTGCATGtctattattattcttttaaatTGGATCACATTTTTATTGTCATTAAAGGctttatatatttttgcatCACAATTTTTTCTACTTTGCATATACTATGTGTGAAGAAAAGAGTGAAGAATATGCTGAGATTGAATTGTTTGATTACTCTCTTAAGTTAGTGCAGATTAAATGGTGTTTACAAGAAATTACAGGCTTATAGTCTTGCTAAATTACATAACTATAGGATAAGGGATTCTTTTCATGTTTACAAATTCTTAATGATCTTCTCCAAGTTGGAATGTGCATATTGTGCTCCTAACTCATAGCAAATATAAACTTGATCCTAAACTTCCAAATGATTTTATAAGAATATCTCTAAATGCTCCATTTGAGTTTACATAGTGGTAGTGTCAATCTATATCAATGTGCCTTGTTTTTCTAGTGAAACAAGATGCCTATTTATACGTGTAAAAAACAGTGTGCATCTTACATTTGCCTAATGCAGGATTATCAATACTTGTTTAAATTCTTACATTCACATACTAACACTTGCATTTTCTAAGGAAGTATTGGGAAGTCCTGTCTGGTgattgagtttattttggtttaaTGTCATTTATCTTACCAGGTGACGGCTGCAGTATTGGAGAATTGTGAAGGCCCTAAAGAAAAGCTGGATCTTAATAATGATAGTCAAGATAAACAGATTAATGGAGTCCAGCTAGTTTCTTCCGGTGGAAACCAGATGCCGTCATCCCCTAATGAATTGAGAAGGGCTACTTCTTGGAGGAATATAGTGACAGACAGAGGCCTTAATGTGACTGCGTAATTCCTCTTTCCATGGTCTTTACatatgttaattatttttatttttgtagatAGTCTCACCTCCAATTACATTTCTCTTATGAACAGGGAAGATTCAAGAAACCCCATGTTTTGGTCAAAGGTGTGCTTACATAACATGGCGAAGTTAGCAAAGGAGGCAACAACTGTACGGCGTGTTCTGGAGTCCTTGTTCCGTTATTTCGATAATGCTGATCTTTGGTCTCCTGAACATGGAGTTGCCCTTGGTGTTTTGCTTGACATGCAATCTATTATGGAAAATTCTGGTATTTGACCTTTCTTTAATCTCAGTGattaccctttttttcttttgaatctTGGAGTTAAGCAGCATATTTGTCACCTTTACGCCTTGGACTCACTCTATGCCTTTCCGTGAATGCAGGGCAGAACATACATTTCTTGCTGTCTACTTTGATCAAGCACCTTGATCATAAGAATGTCCTTAAAAATCCAAATATGCAGATAGAAATTGTTGAAGTTGCCAGCTCCCTTTGTAAAGCAACAAAGGCTCAATCATCTGTGACGATAGTTGGTGCGTTCAGTGATATGATGAGACACCTCCGCAAGAGCATACTCTGTTCCCTTGATGATTCAGAACTTGGGGAAGAAGTAATTCAATGGAACAGAAAGTTATACACAGCTGTTGATGAATGCCTTGTACAACTGTCGCTGAAGGTAAATTTCATGCTTTATCCCTAAgtctagtttttttttatttccactTTTCAAGGTCACCAAAAGTATGCACTATGCCTATTTACCTTCGTTCTAAATGAGGTTATCAGTTTTGAGAAATTTTGTTTCATGAGATCCTCAGAAACATCATCCTAGATGTATCGCCTGAAAAGAAGAGAGGAAAAACTTAATATGCTGCCTAAGTTTACGTGGCTGAGTGTAAACGATGTAAATTGTGATCCCTCTGATAAACAGGTAGGAGATGCTGGTCCTATTCTTGATGTGATGGCAGTGATGCTGGAAAGCATATCAAATGTAACAGTTATGGTGAGGAATACAATGGCTGCTGTTTATCGAACTGCTCAGATTATTGCATCCTTACCCAATCATTCATATAAAAACAAGGCAAGGAGGACTCCATTCATGGCATCTTTATTTTCTCTTAGTGATGCTTTCAACTGGTTGATTGTCAAAatcctttttttcatttttttccttctatacCTTTCAGGCTTTCCCTGAGGCATTATTCCATCAAATTCTTTTAGCTATGGTCTCCCCAGACCATGAAACAAGGCTTGTGGCACATCGTGTCTTTTCTGTTGTACTTGTCCCATCTTCAGTTTGCCCCCGTCCTAAATCCGTCCATCCACGGTCAACAAAGGCTACTGGTATTCAGAGGACCCTATCTAGAACCGTTTCAGTGTTTTCTTCTTCAGCTGcactttttgataaattaaagaAAGAACAAACTCCCTCTCAAGACAATATGGctggaaaggaaaaaaaattcaatgctAAATCATTGGTAAAGAACCAATCCATGCTGAAAAGATTAACATCAAGCTATAGTCGAGCTTATACTGTGAAAAGGAATTCATTACCTGGAACTGATGAAGGAAAAGAGAATGGTAACACAGAAGAGGAGCAGGTATGTGTTTGTGCTAaagatatataatattggttGCCTTTCtaaaaatgaaaacaaaaaaatagtgCATTTCAATTCAACATTTTACCTTTGGTTGGTAAAACAGATATATTTTCTTTGCTGCCCCTTACCacattttatttcatttcagGATGGAATTTTTCTCAAGCTGAAAATTCGACAGATCAGCCTCTTGCTGTCTTCACTGTGGGTGCAGGCAATCTCTCCTACAAACACTCCAGAGAATTATGAAGCAATTGCTCATACTTACAGCTTGGTGGTGTTATTTTCACAAACAAAGGTGGTGATGTTTTTCTTGCTAGTGGATATTAATCTGCATCACTAATATATTTTCCAAACTCCTTTTATTTTGCTTctttatcttctttatttttctttaaactttgtagaacttgagtAGAGGTGCTTATGTATCTATATGCTTCGTATTACTGAGTGCAAGTTCTTTCACCCCCTTATGCTAATTTCTAGAGATTTTTTAAGTTATGCCGTTCTGAATTATCAAAGAAAGAATAGGTAGCTTGTACTTTGTACTCTAGGTACTATTGACCGTTCCTGCTGGTGTCTATGATCTTGAGTATTGCCTAGATATACAACTTTTTAGAAATATGAAATTAGTCCACATTATGTAGTGGCAAATCTTAACGTCTATTACAGATAAATAGGGCCAGTATTTAAAGTAGGTATCTGACTGAAGATTTGATGGAAACTTCTATTGCTAAACCATTTTTTTTTGGTGGTTGGTGTGTGTGGgagaggggggaggggggaatGAGGATGTCGTGTCTACATCTGGGGAATAGATGAATTTCAAACCCTAAGAGCAAAGTTTGGAGCCCTGTTTGCTTCTTATGTGTTGGCCATCATGCAGAGCCAATTTTTCTTACCATTGAGGATAGGTTTCTTTTTTTGTTACATGACGTTTGTGTGATGACATAGATTGCAAAAATTGACTGGTATGATGAAATTAGTGCGAATGGATTTCTAGAAAATAAACACAAATGCCAGGATTTCAAAATCGAAGACCgggtgggtgggtggggtggagagaaaaaaaatcggaagtgtaatattaaaaaatttgagGTGGACAAATAAAGCCTTTAattatctttcttcttttgaaaaGCTGGACTAACACGAATGTGATTGTGGAATTTTCAGTAGCAGCTGAATCTAGTCTTCAAATGTTCCGATTGAAATAAATTCATTTAGAAGATTTTGCATTAGTCCAGAACCTTTTGTTACAAAAATATTGTGGGTGTGCATGCAGGGTGTTAACACCCCGACAACATAAAAAGATTTTGGAACTATGGGATAAGGGTATATGTTGTTGGACTCTGCTCTATGATGAACTGAAATCTGCTCTAGAATGATAAACTAAGTGTATCTTCCTTTTCCCTAAATTGCTACATATCTCTCTTGTTTTCAGTCAATTTCATGTTCTTAATTTTTACTTGTTCCTCAGATGCTGACTATGTATCAGAAAGAAAAACTCTTGAATTTGCTTAATAACATTTGCAACAGTTGGCTAGGCTATTGTTGATAACTTTCTTGTATCTCGTCTTTCAGAAATCCAGCCATGAGGCTCTTATTCGAAGTTTCCAGCTAGCATTTTCTTTGAGGAACATTTCTATAGGAGGGAAAGGTATAACACAGTGGTTTGAATCTGAATTTGGCAAGTTCTTTATGTTCCTTTATCCTTAATAAAAGAGCATGTTATTTAGTTGCTTTACAAATGTCTGTATATGATCTGATATACTGTTAATTGGTGCTGTATTATTTAATCAAACCAGTGATAAGTAATTCCCTAGTAACACATCAATTGCCTCTTGTCATCTTTATTGTGTTTGCAGGATCTCTACCATCATCACGTCGCAGGTCGCTCTTTATGTTGGCAACGTCCATGATTATTTTCCTATCTAAAGCCTACAACTTTATCCCTGTTGTTGCTTGTGCTAAAGCTGCATTAACGGATAAAACAGTAAGGACTTTCATCAGTCATGTTTTGTTCAGTGTGTTCATTTGTGATTTGTAGATATGTGTTTCAATGCTTTTTCTGCAATTTATTCTAGTCTAATTCGGTGTTTAATGCCTTCAACAGGTTGATCCTTTTCTTCAGCTGGTAGATGACTGTAAACTGGAAGCTGTAACTGGTAAAACAGAGCATGCAGTCAAAGTTTATGGATCAAAAGAGGATGACGATGATGCCTTAAAATCACTTTCAGCAATACAACTATCTAGTAACCAAACTACAGAATACTTTGCTTCGATAATAGTCGAGAGCCTGAGGAATTCTTATAAAGTAAACATTGTATCTGTTCTCATTTTGTGATTCAATGATAACTTACGCAATGTTGCATGCATATTGATATTTGACCTATTTGCAGAATAAGACTGCTGCTATCAAGGATCAGTTGCTTAAAGAT
This window encodes:
- the LOC129886978 gene encoding protein SEMI-ROLLED LEAF 2-like encodes the protein MGISHQIMPACDQLCVCCPAMRTRSRQPVKRYKKLISDSFPRSPDGEPNDRMINKLCEYASKNPLRIPKITTVLEQRCYRELRNENLGSVKVVMCIYRKLLTTCKQQMPLFAGSFLSIIHILLDQIRHDEMRTVGCQALFDFIINQRDSTYMFNFEGLIPKICLLAQEMGEDERVIKMRCAGLQALSAMIWFMGEFCHMPAEFDSVTAAVLENCEGPKEKLDLNNDSQDKQINGVQLVSSGGNQMPSSPNELRRATSWRNIVTDRGLNVTAEDSRNPMFWSKVCLHNMAKLAKEATTVRRVLESLFRYFDNADLWSPEHGVALGVLLDMQSIMENSGQNIHFLLSTLIKHLDHKNVLKNPNMQIEIVEVASSLCKATKAQSSVTIVGAFSDMMRHLRKSILCSLDDSELGEEVIQWNRKLYTAVDECLVQLSLKVGDAGPILDVMAVMLESISNVTVMVRNTMAAVYRTAQIIASLPNHSYKNKAFPEALFHQILLAMVSPDHETRLVAHRVFSVVLVPSSVCPRPKSVHPRSTKATGIQRTLSRTVSVFSSSAALFDKLKKEQTPSQDNMAGKEKKFNAKSLVKNQSMLKRLTSSYSRAYTVKRNSLPGTDEGKENGNTEEEQDGIFLKLKIRQISLLLSSLWVQAISPTNTPENYEAIAHTYSLVVLFSQTKKSSHEALIRSFQLAFSLRNISIGGKGSLPSSRRRSLFMLATSMIIFLSKAYNFIPVVACAKAALTDKTVDPFLQLVDDCKLEAVTGKTEHAVKVYGSKEDDDDALKSLSAIQLSSNQTTEYFASIIVESLRNSYKNKTAAIKDQLLKDFLPDDVCPLGAQLVSETSGKIYRFGSVGDNSLDEIGDLTLPILEDGLSTENQNLSNSHLTLQIPDLLTVTQFLDSLSDTTLQGGRLSVSTSDMTFKDMAGHCEALQAGKQQKMSHLMIAQASQENSFDYILANMKPANNCDNVKSPVEHTHVKRGSESNLSNPFITVPPMPCAAESNFFALPASSPYDNFLKAAGS